In the Pectinatus sottacetonis genome, CGGCAAATAACCCCTGATATATTCTTTTGGCAATACTGCTGCTACAGCCTGTCCCGATATTGGTATTATTTCGCCGTTTCTTTGTCCCAAAGTCATCCTTCCCGGTAAATACATAAAAACAGCATCATCAGGCAGTAATATTAAATCCCTTTTTTTTAAGACTATATTTTCTTTACCACTTCTACCCATAGCTGCTACTCCTGGAGCATCAAAAATCCCTCCATTTTCATCAGCATATAAAGCTGTAATTTTTACAGTATCCATTTAAACTCTCCCATTATCTAATGTGTACTATGCTGGTTTCATATCTGCTTTACATAAAACAATAAGTATTTTCAAGGACCAAATTACAAAATTATCTATTATTTATACAGTTACTTTTTAACCCGACGTGGATTATATTTATTCATAGCCTTATCTGCAGATTCATTAATTATGCATTCTACAGCCGGTATCAGCTTTTGTATTGCTTCCTGCACTGATTTTTGATCTTCTGGCGAAAACCGTGATAAAACATGGTCATTTACTCGCCAATTGGGTAAGGGATGCCCTATACCTATGCGTACATGGATAAATTCATTGCTGCCTATAGATGATATTATTGACTTTATTCCATTATGTCCGCCAGAATTGCCTTTTGTACGTATTCTTATCATGCCAGGCGGTAAATCCATGTCATCGTGTACAACTATAACATCACTTGGTTTTAATTTATACCAATGCATTGCTGGTGCCACTGCATTGCCACTAAGATTCATAAATGTAAGTGGTTTTAATAATAATACCTTATCTGTACCAATAACGGTCTGCGAAACAGCAGCATTAAATTTTTCCTGCCAGCTGCCAACTGTAAGTTTTTCCGCTAATGCATCAATAAACATAAAACCTACATTGTGTTTTGTCTTGCTATACTCTTGCCCCGGATTTCCAAGACCGGCAATTATTTTCATTAGAAAATCTTCCCCTTTAAAGTTGTGTATTATATACAATCACTTTTTTGCTGCATAGCAGCAATTTATTCATTAATCCAATACTGTTTATTATATAAAATGCCCCACTTTCAATTGCTTACGCAAATTCGATGGACATGGCTTATATCCCCATTGCTAAAGCAAGGGGCTTTATGGCATACTACAGTAAGAACATCATATTTTTTATAATACTCTAACTCATTTTCTATTTTTTCATACATCACAAAATCATTTTTCCCCTTGGGCATTTATCCCTGCTTACCTCTAAAAAACATTTATTTCTCATTATACCGATCTGCCAATTAGAAAAGCTCACTTTTTTCATTATTAAACACAAGAAGAATGCTGCAAACCTGATTAAGCATACCATTGGATTAGCAATAGAGTTATTTTTACATTTTTCCTGAAAAGCTCCATTTTACTTTAGCATATAAACCACTTGATTTTATATAGCAAAATCTGAAAAAAATAAAAGCTTTCATTATATTATTAATGAAAACTTTTATTTCATATTATATATATATATTTTAACTTATTAATATAAAATATGCAAAAACAATAATTCCTAATATTATCCGATACCAGCCAAATATTTTAAAATCATTCTTTTTAATATACCGTAGCA is a window encoding:
- the pth gene encoding aminoacyl-tRNA hydrolase, with amino-acid sequence MKIIAGLGNPGQEYSKTKHNVGFMFIDALAEKLTVGSWQEKFNAAVSQTVIGTDKVLLLKPLTFMNLSGNAVAPAMHWYKLKPSDVIVVHDDMDLPPGMIRIRTKGNSGGHNGIKSIISSIGSNEFIHVRIGIGHPLPNWRVNDHVLSRFSPEDQKSVQEAIQKLIPAVECIINESADKAMNKYNPRRVKK